The proteins below are encoded in one region of Acidobacteriota bacterium:
- a CDS encoding HD domain-containing protein produces MDRFNDLRGGVVMGANIPGWSPEIERGFKEILFRFLEEIQCTRAALYLYVPEGKFLLATQYGFGRRDVLAVEHGLQDPMVRRVRDLESMPTAFNRKQDLGELKDYLKSAGNSKLLLAPLIANGEIIGFVDARDKGRKRAFEKADVASAKAIASAMVEYAGRTGYIFSEDEVAGPEEKGPLTTGPVVLGPPRAPMLDESGLENIHDAALEAVLDHQVVAVAVTLMTQEEAATLVNQREGNSDFDRDALVRHQCSALAEAGIAPPDRGAWQIEVRAVPTTADPSPSPVIASAVLIESPDVGALAASVISGGGASSARATLMRLQARAEDAKEKSALRFSRRSLARRLLQPGARTYPDLVAHSEAVSRLVFSMAKELELGPAQAEEAALAGLLHDVGMRELDYERLYRSASPSADDRVRFQKHPVIGERILFGTGLDNIVNAVRHHHERWDGTGYPDRLARDDIPFLARLVHVAEVYDVLTSPGRYRPTVSQERAFEVIERGKGHQFDPEIVEVLAKVVQ; encoded by the coding sequence GTGGATCGATTCAATGACTTGCGTGGAGGGGTGGTGATGGGCGCCAACATACCGGGCTGGTCACCGGAGATCGAACGAGGGTTCAAGGAGATCCTCTTTCGCTTTCTGGAGGAGATCCAGTGCACCAGAGCAGCGCTCTATCTCTATGTTCCCGAGGGAAAGTTCCTGCTCGCCACCCAGTATGGTTTCGGCCGTCGTGATGTGCTGGCCGTCGAGCATGGCCTCCAGGACCCGATGGTGCGACGGGTCCGCGATCTCGAGTCGATGCCTACCGCATTCAATCGCAAACAAGATCTCGGAGAACTCAAGGACTACCTGAAGAGTGCCGGAAACTCCAAACTTCTCCTCGCTCCACTGATCGCAAACGGCGAGATCATTGGCTTTGTCGATGCGCGAGACAAGGGGCGCAAGCGAGCCTTCGAGAAGGCCGACGTCGCCAGCGCCAAGGCCATCGCGTCCGCGATGGTCGAGTACGCTGGACGCACCGGGTACATTTTCTCGGAAGACGAGGTGGCGGGGCCCGAGGAAAAAGGACCGCTGACTACGGGGCCAGTCGTGCTCGGACCTCCCCGAGCGCCGATGCTCGATGAATCGGGCCTGGAGAACATCCATGATGCGGCGCTCGAAGCGGTTCTCGATCATCAGGTGGTGGCTGTTGCTGTAACGCTGATGACGCAGGAGGAGGCTGCCACCCTCGTCAACCAACGAGAGGGAAACTCGGATTTCGACCGTGACGCGCTCGTGCGTCATCAATGTTCGGCCCTTGCCGAGGCGGGCATCGCTCCGCCTGACCGGGGCGCGTGGCAAATCGAGGTGCGTGCGGTGCCGACCACCGCTGATCCATCTCCCTCGCCGGTGATCGCATCGGCAGTTCTGATTGAGAGCCCCGATGTCGGCGCACTGGCGGCGTCGGTCATATCGGGTGGAGGCGCAAGCAGCGCCCGGGCAACGCTGATGCGTCTTCAGGCGCGTGCAGAGGATGCAAAAGAGAAATCCGCCCTCAGGTTTTCGCGCCGCAGTTTGGCGCGACGCCTGCTCCAGCCAGGGGCGCGCACCTATCCCGATCTCGTCGCCCACTCCGAGGCAGTCTCCAGGCTCGTCTTCTCGATGGCCAAGGAACTCGAGTTGGGTCCGGCCCAGGCCGAAGAAGCGGCGCTCGCTGGCCTGCTCCACGATGTCGGCATGCGCGAACTCGATTACGAACGCCTTTACCGTTCGGCTTCACCGTCGGCTGACGATCGCGTACGATTTCAGAAGCATCCCGTCATCGGCGAGAGAATCCTCTTTGGCACGGGTCTGGACAACATAGTGAATGCGGTTCGGCATCACCACGAAAGATGGGATGGCACGGGTTACCCCGACCGTCTGGCTCGCGATGACATTCCGTTCCTTGCCCGATTGGTTCACGTCGCCGAGGTCTACGATGTACTCACATCACCAGGCCGTTATCGTCCGACGGTGAGCCAGGAAAGAGCATTTGAAGTCATAGAACGGGGCAAGGGCCATCAGTTCGACCCGGAGATCGTGGAGGTGCTCGCGAAGGTGGTCCAATGA
- the smpB gene encoding SsrA-binding protein SmpB: MSEGRRVLATNRKARHVYHLLERETAGIELLGTEVKAIRDGKINLKEAYVAFVGGEAFLVGCHVGTYEASGYAHHDPIRRRRLLLHKRQIERLSAKVQEKGLTVVPLSVFSEGNWIKVEIALARGKQLHDKRETLRRRTLDREAEQAIKERGR, translated from the coding sequence ATGAGCGAAGGCCGCAGGGTCCTGGCAACCAACCGAAAAGCTCGTCACGTATATCATCTTCTCGAAAGAGAAACGGCTGGTATCGAGCTTCTCGGCACAGAGGTGAAGGCGATCCGTGACGGGAAGATCAACCTCAAGGAAGCGTATGTCGCATTTGTCGGGGGGGAAGCCTTCCTGGTCGGTTGCCACGTGGGCACTTACGAAGCCTCGGGCTATGCCCATCACGACCCGATTCGCCGACGCCGATTGCTGCTCCACAAACGCCAAATCGAGCGACTGTCAGCCAAGGTCCAGGAAAAGGGCCTGACAGTGGTGCCGCTGAGCGTTTTTTCCGAGGGGAACTGGATCAAGGTGGAGATCGCTCTTGCGCGCGGCAAACAGTTGCACGACAAGCGCGAGACTCTGCGCCGGCGCACACTCGATCGCGAAGCCGAACAGGCGATCAAAGAGCGCGGCCGTTAG